In Pseudomonas sp. ADAK2, the genomic window CAGCCTCGCATTCGGCAAGCATGCTCCTATAGGTCGCAGCGTCTTCACCTCGCTGATTCACCTGTTGGCGCATCAACTCATATGACTCTGTCAAAACAGGTTGATCGCCAAACACCTCCTTCCATAGGGAATCGAAGCTCCCAGTGACTAGCTGCGCCGCCGCGATGCTGGTATTGATACCTGCAATCACCCCCGCCTTTGCTTGAATGGTCTCCGCAAGTGCCCGGACAACCGGAACAAGACGGGTTTTCGCGGGGTTGTACAGGTCAATCTGATCTTGAAAATGCTTTTTATAACTTATAAAACGTGCGATTGACGTCGATACCCGGCTGCCAGCTCCGCCTTCAGGGGTATTGTCGAAAAACGTCTCCACCTCAGCCAGCTTTTCAAAAACCAACCCCAACTGTATCGCTGAGGTGATCCGGTTGCTCAGGTGAGCAAGACCAACAGCGTTCAGCCCGGAAAAGTCCCGAACCTGCATAGTCTCCAGATATTTGGTTTTCGTAGCGAACGACTTCAGTTCCTGAACAACCGAGCTCAAGCGGGAGAGATGGCTGTCATAGGCCTGTTTCTGAGCGTTGTTTAGCGCTAGTTTTGCTGTGGCCTCCTGTTCTTTTTGGCGAGCCACTGTCAAATTGTTTGCGGCGATCTCTAGCGCTGGTGCAAGCAGTTGCTGCCCCGTGGAAATTTCTATCCGCAATTTTTCAGCTGTGCCCCAATCATGATTGCAGAGCGGACAATGCGCATCTTCATGAGAGTGGACGATTTCGCTTCCCATGGCTTTCAGCTTGCCTAAAACGTTTGAAAACGCATCAAAGTCAGCTTCTGCCCGGACGCGGGCATTACTTTCTTCATTAGCTAGGCGAACTGCGTCATTCAAATCAGTGGCAGGAGCTACTGTGTTGGCCATCAACTCCTGCTTCTGACGTTCCCACTCCAAAATTTTTGGTAAGTTTCTGGACAGCAAATCAAGGGCCGCCTGCCACTGCTCTTGTTGACTTGAAGGCCAGGTGAGCTCTACAAACTTGGTACGTAGGTCAACCTGAGTGATATCCCCTTCTCGAAAGAATTCCACGACGCCTGGGTTTGCAGTGATAGGTAGCCAGCGGTAAAGCGTCGCTAGGCTGTCGTCAGCCCATTTGATTGACCTTTCACTTTCTGAAACCTTCAACTGTGCCTCGGACAACTCCGATGACCGGATGACCTGATCATCACTGGCTTTTTTCTGCTCATCAGCCACGGTGGCAACCGACTGGCGAAGTGTTTCAATCTGGCTCATTGAGTTGAGATATTGCGACCATTGCTCTGAAAGGGTGCTCAGTGCATTCGCTTCTCTCTGGTGTTTCTGACTGAACATCGCGACACGAAGCTGCGCTGCCTTCAGGCGATCACCCAGGCTGCCTTCTGCTGATGGGGGTAAGGCTTTGAATATTGTCGCCAGATTGCCCAATGCTCTGTCTTTCACTGGAGAGCTTATCGCTAGCGCACGCTCCAGCGTCTCGATCTCATCGCGGAGCCGACTGATGCCGTCCACCAGGCCCTTGATGTTCGGTAATGCCTTTCTATATTCGCGCAAATCTCGCAGTGTGCTCGTGAGATGGCCAAAACCGAGGATGTCGGCGAAAATCTGTTGACGCTCGTCCGCTTTATTGTTGTCGATCAACAACGACAGGGAGTTGGAGTAGAGCCAGCGGCTATTGCGCAACCAACCGCGTTTCGCTTTGCGCAACGCGATGGTGCTTCTTCCGGAAATCGACGCTGGCGTGAGCATCTCAAGCAGGTATTCATCATTGATTTTTTTCTTTCTCGCACCCTCCTCGGTCATCCATAGCGAGGTGTTGTTTCGGGTCAGCAAGTGCGGCCTTCCGTCAATCAGGCATTTTGCGGAAACATTGGTCGTGCCTCTCCCCCACTGACACTCCAGTGGCGCGGTATTGAGGTCATCGACTTTTCCGGTGATCAACCATTCCAATGCGTAGCAGATGGTGCTTTTGCCAGTCCCATTGGCCGCATGAATGACGGTCAAGGGTGCGTCCAATGGCACCACCAACTCGTCAGGGATACCTCGAAAATTCTGGATGGTGACGGAAAGAAATTTAATTGGCAGGTTACTCATTGAGATTCCATTCTTTGCCATGGCGTTCGGCAAGCTCTTCGCTTCCCACCTCGGCCAGTAACTCTAAAAGCTGAATGTACCCGGTATCGTCCGAGTTGAAGACCGCAGGCTCCTCATGCTCGCCGAATCGCTCCAAGCCTAACGGCGTGATGCGCTCATAGCGCTCCCACCCATTCGCTCCCCACGTCACTACATGCTTTCTGACGAACCTGATATCCCTCTCAATATCGATCAGGAACGCCTTGAACTCGTCACTCACTTGGGTGGTGGCAAGTACAAGGTAGCCATCAATGACGAGGCCCGAACTCTCCCGCTGGACAATAGCGGCATCGAGGAAGGTCTCTGCGAGTTTGGCTTTTCTTAAGGCTTCAACACCTGTCTCAGTGGTGATATTTATCAGTAAGATGGAAGCAAAGGAAGACTCCCAATAGCCGAGCTGGTTCTCAAGCTCACCGTCGGGCCAGTTTGGATTATCAGTCGACAAATACTGCTGCGTAGTGGCCTCGTAAAAGCCCGCATCCAGAGCTCGACAGCCTATGATCTCCACCAGTTCATTGAGCATCTAGCTTCCCCTTTCGCTCAAAAATATCTTCCATGAATCGCTCCGGCGACGGTGCCATGGGGTCGTCATAAACCGACTCAATCTCGCTCAGACTGAACATGTAAACGTTTCTCGCAATGGCAGGTTCGGTGATTGACCCTCTAGGAGCGGGAGAACTGGTAGTGAAGTCATATCGACCGTGACTAGGTTTCCTGTCTCCGACGCTTCCGCGTCCCTGAGCAAAGACAATCAGGTTGGGATGCACAATGGGTTGCCGGGCCCAATCAAAAAGGTCTGCCTCCATTTGCCTCACGTGATAACTGTTGTTTGACCAGGCCATGATGCTGACCTCCCCATGCTCTGGGTTGTCATATCGAATATGGCCCTGCAACGCCGGTGTACACGACCACTGACTGCTGACCGGGACATTCAGATAGCTCAGTGCCTGGACAGTTCTCATAACGCATTCACCAGCAGAGG contains:
- a CDS encoding AAA family ATPase, with amino-acid sequence MSNLPIKFLSVTIQNFRGIPDELVVPLDAPLTVIHAANGTGKSTICYALEWLITGKVDDLNTAPLECQWGRGTTNVSAKCLIDGRPHLLTRNNTSLWMTEEGARKKKINDEYLLEMLTPASISGRSTIALRKAKRGWLRNSRWLYSNSLSLLIDNNKADERQQIFADILGFGHLTSTLRDLREYRKALPNIKGLVDGISRLRDEIETLERALAISSPVKDRALGNLATIFKALPPSAEGSLGDRLKAAQLRVAMFSQKHQREANALSTLSEQWSQYLNSMSQIETLRQSVATVADEQKKASDDQVIRSSELSEAQLKVSESERSIKWADDSLATLYRWLPITANPGVVEFFREGDITQVDLRTKFVELTWPSSQQEQWQAALDLLSRNLPKILEWERQKQELMANTVAPATDLNDAVRLANEESNARVRAEADFDAFSNVLGKLKAMGSEIVHSHEDAHCPLCNHDWGTAEKLRIEISTGQQLLAPALEIAANNLTVARQKEQEATAKLALNNAQKQAYDSHLSRLSSVVQELKSFATKTKYLETMQVRDFSGLNAVGLAHLSNRITSAIQLGLVFEKLAEVETFFDNTPEGGAGSRVSTSIARFISYKKHFQDQIDLYNPAKTRLVPVVRALAETIQAKAGVIAGINTSIAAAQLVTGSFDSLWKEVFGDQPVLTESYELMRQQVNQRGEDAATYRSMLAECEAVVSVDTDSMKLKQLQEERLALSRKLEIGSGYIAKADLAIENYAMHVKDFTASSLKPLLSPAAELFSRMHANEVYKGLGVSDGGDALKWTVFAEGHEPALDAEGKLSQGQRQDLALSLYLARARNTGGSFFLDEPIAHLDDLNRVAMLDIFRLVATSMPSMNLILTTASDALARHMAQKFSSITDRHLLNMIHLEGNPRTGVKMTVQRNAAVPRQLG